In the genome of Nycticebus coucang isolate mNycCou1 chromosome X, mNycCou1.pri, whole genome shotgun sequence, the window GTAGCAACTCAAGTTCAGGATGCTTAAGGCAGAATGGTTACTGCTCAGGCTTGCTGCTTTGCCTGGATTTCTGCTTCCTTTGAGCCAGGTGGTACTGTCAAGCGTAAAAAGGCATATACTGCATGATTTTCTTTGGCTTCAAAGAAGGCATCATAGTCCCCACAGTACTGGTTTTCATTGAAAATCTGAGGTGGAAGGGGGTGTCCTATAGCTGGTCGACTGTTTTCAGGTACATTTTCTCTCATCCACTTCCGATTCTCTTCATTTGTTGCAATATCTTTTTCCTTAAATCCTATTTTGTTGGCTTGTAAAAAATCAAGCACATCTTGCTGTTTCTTCTTAATTGCAGTAGAGCCAGAGGAAGATGCAATATAAACATGGATCACCATCCTGGGATCAGCAGCTGTGGTTGGTTGGGTCCTGGAaatggctgtgaagaagcttcaACAATGGCTGGAATTGAGCTAGGAGCCAAACAGAGCCATTAATTTTCTTAACCAGAACAACTGCCAACTTAGAAGTTTGTATCCTGCAAAATTTAGTTTCCTAATTGATGTAGAAATTCAGTCTTTCCCAGGCAAGCAAACACCTAGAGAATTTTCTATAAACACACCTGTcttgcaggaaatactcagaacagcATTTATACACAAATCAACACTATAAATACCTATCAATATAAAATCACTCTAAGAACCACTAAAAATCACAACAATTGAAAAAAGAATGACACAAGAGGGAAGACAAAGCAATAAGTTACTGTGCAATATGATGAACACATCAACATCCCACATACCAATTCTATCATGTATCATATGGTCTCAATGGTCCTCTTGAAAGACATAGACCagctgaaagaatgaaaaaaaacaatccaaatatctGCTGTTTCCAGGAAATGCATCTAAACTACAATGATGGACATAGACTCAATCTGGAGGGATGGTAAAAAACACCCcatacaaatgaaaatgaaaagacagaaggTATAGCCATTcttatatcaaataaaattgacattaagccatcaaagataaaaaatgacaaagatatttATTATCAAATTATAAAGGGCACAGTTCAACAAGAAGACACTaaacaattctaaatgtttatgcacctgACACAGGACCTCtcagatacataaagcaaattgTACTAAAGCTAAGCTGCAAAATATATAACACCCCACTGTCAGAACTTGATAAATTatcaaaagcagaaaataagtgaataaacaatGAAGTTAAACTGGACCCTAAATCAAAATAACTAATAGACTTTTACAAAACATCctacccccaaactactgaatatacattcttctcaagacCACATGGTCTATTCTACAGGATTGATCTTATCTTAGACTATAAAATGGTCTCaaaacctcaaaataataaaaatcatgtcatgtatcttctcagaccagagcagaataaaaatagaaatgtttgataagagaaacactcaaatctatacaaagtcatggaaaattACACAACCTACTGCTGAACAATTATTGGGTCACGAGTGAATTTAAGATAGAAAGCAAAGGATTCTTTGAACTGAAAAACAATGGAAACACAAGATATCAAAAtcatgaaaatcagaaaaagcatTCCTCAGGGGAAAATCCATAACCTTAAATGTCTACATCAATAATACAGACATATCACAAATTAAGAGCctagtctgggcatggtggttcaagcttgtaatcccagcacttgggaggctaaggcaggtggattgctttagctcagaagttcaagaccagcctgagcaagcgtaagaccccatttctaaaacagccaggcattgtggcgggcacttgtagtcccagctatttgggaggctgaggcaagagaatcatttaagcccaagagtttgaggttgctgttagctgtgatgccatggcactctactgagggcaacaaagtgagactctgtctcaaaaaaaaaattaacagcctACTGTCACATAtcaagaaaatatggaaaaaaggaagagcaaaccaaacaaaagtaagtagaggaaaagaaaaaaaaaaaacaaaggtcagatcagaactaaataaaatggagaacaaaaactgtAATAAAAGGATCAGTGAAACAAAGAATTGGTTAAATAAAATTGACATATCTCTTGATAGATTAAccaggaacagaagaaaaatttgctcagtcagaaatgaaaccacatgttcttttcttgctaatacattttagttctctgtggattctggttattaaacctttgtcagaggtatagcctgtaaatattttctccaattctgagggatgtctgttTGCTATacttaagattagcccacattacaaaatccccaaacaagagatgttggcgtggatgcggagaaaagggaacacttctacactgctggtgggaatgcacactaatacgttccttttggaaggatgtttggagaatactcagagatctaaaaatagactggtcatttgatcctataattccttttctaggtatataccccgaagacccaaaatcacaatgtaacatagaaatctgtaccagaatgtttttttgcagcccaatttataattgctaagtcatggaagaagcccaagtgcccgtcgacccacaaatggatcaataaattgtggtacatgtataccatggaatattatgcagccttaaataaagatggagactttacctctttcatgtttacatggatggagctagagcatattcttcttagcaaagtatctcaagaatggaagaaaaagtatccaatgtattcagccctaatatgaagctaatttatagctttcatatgaaggtgaTAAACCAACTATAgaacaagaatatggggaaagggccaagggagggattaggaggggggaggtttgagtggagggagggtaattggtagagccacacctacagtgcatcttagaatgggtacaggtgaaacatactaaatgcagaattcaaatgtctttgtgcaaaaactaagaaaatgccacgaaggctatggtaaatagtttgatgaaaatatatcagattttatatgaaaccagcacattgtaccccttgactgcactaatgtacacagctatgatttaataataaaaaaaagaaatgaaaccacagaaatacaaaacaacatcCATGAACACTACAAAACTTCTAAGCAGATAATctagaaaatatagaggaaatgaacaaatttttGGAAATACACAATCTCTCAAgactcaggaagaaatagaacccTTGAACATACCAATTATGAGCAGTGAAATGAAAGCAGTAAGAAGAAGACCTGATATTTATACTACAGAAATTGTTCCACAAAATTTAGAAAGGGGAAATtctcaactcattctatgaagacAGTACCACCtgaataccaaagccaggaaagggcacaacaagaaaactatagaccaatatccctaatgaatacagatacaaaaattatcaataaaatgcTGGAAAACTGAATCAATAGCACATGAAAAAACAtaatacactatgaccaagtagACTTCAGCCCAGGTATACAAAGATGGCTCAAcataatataaatcaataaaaatgattcaccacataaaaagatgcaaaaaacAAAGATCCTAAGATCAtcttcaatagatgcagaaaaagcatttgacaaaattcagcaccctctCATGACAAAAagcaacaaactaggcatagaaagaacatatctgaaaaatacaaaaggcATATATGATAAACActcagccaacatcatactgagtggggaaaagttgaaagcactgGGACAAGACACGGGTGCCCACTGTCATgacttctatttaacatagtgctgcaAGTCCTAACCAGAGaaatcaggtaagagaaagaaataaagtccaACCAAATTGataaagagaatcgcttaagcccaggagttggaggttgctgtgagctgtgtgaggccatggcactctaccgagggccgtaaagtgagactctgtctctacaaaaaaaaaaaaaaagaggaagtcaaactatcacttttctCTGATGACATGATGTTATATTTACAAAACCCCATAGATTTCCACCAGGAGATTCCTGGAATGGATAGAGAAATTCAGGTTAGAactctcgggttacaaaatcaatgtctacaaatctaTATCATTtctatacatcaataacagtcaagctcaGGGTCAAATCACAGGTACAATATCATTCACAGTatctgtaaagaaaataaaatacctaagaatatatttaaacatggaagtggaagatctctataaagagaattacaaaacactgaggaaagaaattgcacacagcacaaatgtaaaaatatattatgctCATGGTTTGGTAGAactaacattgttaaaatatccatactacatAACGTAATTTACAGATTTAGTGCAATACCTATCAAAATACAaagtcatatttcacagatctagagaaaataattatacTCTTTGTTTGGATTAGAAAAGAGCCTGagtagccaaagcaaccttaagcaaaaagaataaatcagtaGGCATgacattaccagactttaaaccatgctacaaggctatagtaaccaaaacagcatggcaacAAAATAGAGACACAGGTATTTTGTACTGGTAACAAAATAGAGACACaggtcaatggaacagaacagagaacacagatataaaaccatGCAAATATAACCATCTGACCTATGTCAAAGCAGGTGACAATACACAGTGggaaaaagaagccctattcaacaTAAATGGTCCttggaaaattggatagtcacatgAAGAAGATTGAAACAGAACACATATCTctcacactcacaaaaattaattcaataaagacttaaacataagacatgaaaacataagaattctagaagaagatCTAGGAAAAATTCCTTGAGATATTGGCCTAGGCCAAGAATTTATCACTAAAACCCCAAATGATaatcacagcaataacaaaattaaataaaggttacttgattgaattaaaagtttttttcacaggtaaggacacaaccacaaagcagcctgaaaaatggaagaaaatatttgcaagctatatatccaataaaagtatgtcaattaagttcatgaactcatcctagaaaaaatgttaCAGACCTGATTGTTGAATATCATTATAATCAATATCATTATGATCACCtgtgaagtactccccttgggaagttatgcactgatATCAGTGCCTGGTTATGCTTCAAAGCAATTATgaaacactttttctggaataatCATCAGAAAATTGTATGGCATTGTATGgcatacaaaaacacacaacaataattaACACCATTCAATAAATCACTGGCatacattgacatgaacacagctgtgagacactgatattcTAAAGTTATGAAAACTTACTGatttgtttgtacagtgctgccaacataagcataCAAtggtaagttcacaaacttaattgtcagacaagAGCTCTactggccattccagaaaaagagctccaaaattacTTTTAAGAGTGGACTATGTTCTGTCattggtgcataacttcccaaggggagtgattcaaaggtgactgtaatgatattcaacaatgaggtatgtagcactttttccaggatgagttcacaaactccaTTATCAGTCCTCATACAAGGAGCTCAAGCAAATCCacaaggaaaaaatgaacaactgtatttaaaagtgtacaaaagacatgaacagaagcttttaaaaagaagatagacaaatggccaattaaaaatatgaaaacatgctaACATCATTAATCAGtagggaaattaaaattaaaaccacaatgagatatcaccttgtcccagttagaatggctgttATTAAAAAGTCTAAGAACAATAGATAttgtggatacagagagaaagaaagactgtTATAcctttggtgggactgcaaattagtgtaacctttatggaaaacagcatggagattccCCCAAAAAGTAAAAGTAGGCCCACCATTTGAtcaagcaatcccactactaggtattatccaaaagaaaaggaatcattttatcaaaaagacagctgtaccggaatgtttactgcagtacagtttacaatagcaaagatgtggaatcaacccaaatggcCATCAATTCATgtgtgaattaacaaaatgtgacacacacacacacacacacacacacacacacacacacacacacactatagaatactactcagccatgaaaaaggatgaattaaatccttttgcaacaatttggtgaaactggagaccattatcctaagtgaaggaaaaacaaacacctatTCTACTCAGTATGGAATTGAAACCAACCGATGAACactcatgtgcacagagggaagtaaaactcagtggaaatcaagcaccTCAGTGGAGGAAGAGATGGGCATAAACCTACCTAATGAGTACCCATGAACACTAccttggtgatgggcacacttataaccatgACTCAAACATAGCAAAATTGATACATGTAACTCAAAACACTTGtatccctgtaatattttgaaattaacaaTAAACCCCCCCCAAATACTTcatattctcacttataagtgggagctgaTATGTGGGTACACAAGGGCATACAGAGTGGTACAGTGGACACTGGAGATTCACAACATGGATGGTTGAGTGGCagagatgaaaaattacctactGAGTGCACTGTACTCTATTTGGGTGACAGGTATACTAAAATCACCTACTTTACCACTATCATGTAATAAAAAAACCATTCATCCCCCCTgaatttatggaaataaaaaaagttttctggctcacgcctataatcctagcactctgggaggccgaggtgggtggattgcttgagctcacaggttctagaacagcctgaacaagagcaagacaccatctctaaagaaatagccgagtgctgtggcaggtgcctgtggtcccagctactcagtaggctaaggcaagagaatcacttgagcccaagagtttgaggttgctgtaagctgtgatgccacgacaatattgagagtgacaaagtgagattctgtctcaaaaaaatttttttccagttaaataagaggaataagttcaagcAATCTCTTAAGCAACATTATtattatagttaataacaatatatcAATACATTATATTCCTGAAAAATGCTGatagagtagattttaagtgtacTCACGACAAAATAAGTATGTGAgataatgcatatgttaattagctctaTTTAGCTATTCCACAATGTAGATGTATTTTGAATGTATTTGAATACATGTATTCAAATACATTCAAAATACATCTACATTGTATTTATTGCGcacaataaatgtatataaaagtttcatttgccaatttaaaataaaactaaacagaacatttaaagaaggaaaatgaatataAAGCATCTGTGTTAGGTGTTCAGTTCAATAAATCTAGATACAAATGTTAACACATATACTTATAACCACCACAATAAACATGTAGAACATTGAGGTACAGGCTTTTAACATTCCTTTCACATTCCTCATGAAGCTCATCTTgttttcagagagaaagaaatgcatgCACATTAAATagttagagaaagaaataagacagTAAAGGATAAGTTTCAACAATTGGCAAAGTTCTTGAAGATTGTGACTTTGGTGAAGGATATACATTTGGAAATACCTGACACTAATGTAAGTACATTTTTGGCTGGGAGCTTGCCCTCAATATGAAAGGTCAAGGTAAAGTCAGGCAAGGGAACTACAAGACTTTCTTGTTCCAAAATATCTCATCAATATGAAATGAAATGCATTCCTTACTTTGgcttaacatatttaaaattgtctttggaacataaataataaaatgcactTAAAtttcccaagggaaaaaaaaaatttctcaagaGAGAAGTCTTTGCGATGTGTAGAAAGCCAGCACTTCATTAACATAatcttataaattaatttttaagatttgCTGTCTGCCACCTCATTAGAGGACAGTGAAGTACAAGACAAATGAGAAACTATTTAAAGTAGGTACTCTATATCCTCTCAATTCCtctaataacttaaaaaaatttaattagagAGATGGTTCCTTCCCTTACAATATATTACTTCATGGAGGCAAGCCCCATCAGGAAGAATGTGACATTTGTTTTCacttagagaaagaaaattttattggGGGCATTGGGTTCATCTAGGGATTGAGGGAAGACATACCACCTGGTATGTGTGGGTGTATACACCAAGTCCATGAGCAAACACATATTTTATATCTATCTTTATCTGTATAGATGGTAACATGGACAAAGTAACCTTAGTGGAAGAGATGAAGGCTTTAATTGGGCCTAAGGAGCCTTGACTTAACCTTGGTGAATATAGCTATGCTACTGTTGAATGCCCAATCTTCTAAGAAGAGAAACCAATGTTGTGCCCCCAATGTAAGGATAATTTGAATAGATAGGGCCTTTCCACATTTTGAGATTATTTTGAGAAGAATATATACATACTCCAGGTAATTATTTGCTTCCAGGGTCTCAGCCACTTACCTCCACCAAAGAGCTTACAGAATGTTTGATATACTGTCACAGAATTCTAAGAAAGCGTCATAATCAGAAGAGGAGACCTATTTTAAAGAAGTCTGTTTAATCAGAGAAAAGCCACTGAATATATATAGGACTCAATCAATCTGTTAAGTAAATGGATGGCCTGTATATGTGGTGTGACTTTTGTCTTGCATGACTATCGGACCTATTAATGATCTGGTATCTTACTGTTACAAAGAATAACTCTAAAAGGGAGCAggttcctagcactctgggaggctgaggtgggtggatcacttgagttcacaagttggagatcagcctgagcaaaagtgacacccCGTCTCTGCtcaaaaaaaggggcggcgcctgtggctcagtgagtagggcgccggccccatatgccgagggtggtgggttcaaacacagccccggccaaactgcaacaaaaaaatagccaggcattgtggctggcacctgtagtcccagctgctcgcgtaagcccaagagttagaggttgctgtgagccgtgtgacgccacggtactccacccgagggccgtacagtgaaactctgtctctacaaaaaaaaaaaaaaaaaaaaaaatgaggcaagaggatcagctgagcccaagaatttgaggtcactatgagctataacaccatgatactctaccaagggcaacaaagtgagactctgtctaaaatgaaaaaaataaatgggaacaGACTTAATGAGACATGTTTGACTTTCCTATTCCTCATGACTAACCACTCAGTTGTAAGGTTTTTCTCAGGTCGCCTTGGCCAAGGGAAGTCTTTTCAGTTGGCTAaggtgattttattttagtttgtgaattgttttctgattgttttgtattatactttgtttctttcttcatctcttatagcagcagttctcaacttgtgggtcaagacccacaggaactgtattaaagggccaccacattaggaaggttgagaaccactgtcttatagtttatctttttagttttgtgattttCTGTAGTTATAGTGTtttattcctttctatttctCGCTTGTATATCTCCAATACCAGTGAGTTTTACACTTTCATGTACATGGTATTTTTATGAGTCACAGGATACATATGATCCTTTGACTTCTAGATGTAGGACTCTTAAGTATTACTTCTTGAGCTGGTCTAGCGGTGATGAATTCCTTTGATTTTTGCTTGGCtgagactttatttctccttcatttctgaagtacACATATTTTGGGTATAGTATTTTTAGCAGGCAGTTTTCTCTTTCAACCctttgaatatacatatatattttaacccATTCTCTCCTGGTCTACAAGATTCTGCTGAGAAATATGCTCTTAGTCTGATGAGTATTCCCATATATGAGACTTGACTCTTTAATCTTACTGCTTTTAGAATTGTCTCTGTCTTTGAATTTTGATAGGTTTTGATAATGTATCTCAGAGAAGACTCTTTGGGTTGAATTTACTTGAGACTCTGTTAGTTTACTGTATCTGGATTTCTATTTCTCTCAACACTCAGGGCATTTCTAGGCATTATTTTATTAAGTAGGCTTTTATGCCTTTTCTTACCTCTTTCTCTGGAACTCCCCAAATGAGGATATTTGTTCATTTAGTGGTGTTTCATATGTCATGTAGgctttctttgttctcttttatattgatttatttagtCTGAATGGGTATTTTGAGAGGCCTGTCTTGCAGTtgagaaatttttctgtttgatcTAATTTATTGTTGAAGCTTTCAATTGCAATTTTTACattattcattgaattttttagTTTCAGGAtacccatttgtttcttttttaattatatctATCTCTGCTGAATTTCTCATTAAGATCAGGaataatttttcagaattctttttttttctgttgttggggattcattgagggtacaataagccaggtaacactgattgcaattttaggtaaagtccctcttgcaatcatgtcttgcccccataaagtgtgacacacaccaaagtctcatccacctccctccgtccatctttctgcttttcctcccccccaaaaccttgtcattaattgttctcatatcaaaattgagtacacaggattcatgattctccattcttgtgatgctttactaagaataatgtcttccacatccatccaggttaatacgaagaatgtaaagtctccatttttttttaatagctgaatagtattccatggtatacatgtaccacagcttgttaatccattcctgggttggtggccatttaggctgtatccacattttggcgattgtaaattgagctgcaataaacagtctagtgcaagtgtccttatgataaaaaggatttttttccttctgggtagatgcccagtaatgggattgcaggatcaaatgggaggtctagcttgagtgctttgaggtttctccatacttccttccagaaaggttgtactagtttgcagtcccaccagcagtgtaaaagtgttcccttctctccacatccacgccagcatctgcagttttgagattctgtgatgtaggccattctcactggggttagatgatatctcagggttgttttgatttgcatttctctaatatatagagatgatgaacattttttaatgtgtttgttagccattcgtctgtcatctttaaagaaatttctattcatgtctgttgcccattgatatatgggattgttggtttttttaatgtggattcatttcagttctctatagatcctagttatcaagcttttgactgattgaaaatatgcaaatatcctttcccattgtgtaggttgtctctttgctttggttattgtctccttagctgtacagaagatttcagtttaatgaagtcccatttgtttatttttgttgttgttgcaattgccatggcagtcttcttcatgaagtctttccccaggccaatatcctccagtgtttttcctatgctttctttgagggtttttattgttccatgccttaaatttaagtcctttatccattttgaatcaatttttgtga includes:
- the LOC128577377 gene encoding adapter SH3BGRL-like, which codes for MVIHVYIASSSGSTAIKKKQQDVLDFLQANKIGFKEKDIATNEENRKWMRENVPENSRPAIGHPLPPQIFNENQYCGDYDAFFEAKENHAVYAFLRLTVPPGSKEAEIQAKQQA